One genomic region from Streptomyces venezuelae encodes:
- a CDS encoding RNA polymerase sigma factor SigF, whose amino-acid sequence MRSGDATAGIPEQQARPHEVATEQADQMSEHEQHHQVPETPGLPGAAGVSDGSEATGASSGMPSTEDDMKAAAAKAAEAARAGEGSEAGEAPEETPAVPAPNDRSGARALFVELRGLPEGSPEKAELRNRLVRMHLPLVEHLARRFRNRGEPLDDLTQVATIGLIKSVDRFDPERGVEFSTYATPTVVGEIKRHFRDKGWAVRVPRRLQELRLSLTTATAELSQQHGRSPTVHELAERLGISEEEVLEGLESANAYSTLSLDVPDTDDESPAVADTLGAEDEALEGVEYRESLKPLLEDLPPREKRILLLRFFGNMTQSQIAQEVGISQMHVSRLLARTLAQLREKLLVEE is encoded by the coding sequence GTGAGGAGCGGGGACGCGACGGCCGGCATCCCTGAGCAGCAGGCGCGGCCGCATGAGGTCGCTACGGAGCAGGCGGACCAGATGAGCGAGCACGAGCAGCACCACCAGGTTCCCGAGACACCCGGCCTCCCTGGGGCCGCCGGGGTCTCCGACGGCTCCGAGGCCACCGGAGCCTCTTCGGGCATGCCGAGCACCGAAGACGACATGAAGGCGGCCGCGGCGAAGGCTGCGGAGGCGGCCCGGGCCGGCGAGGGTTCCGAGGCCGGCGAGGCCCCGGAGGAGACTCCCGCCGTCCCCGCGCCGAACGACCGGAGCGGTGCGCGCGCCCTCTTCGTCGAGCTGCGCGGGCTGCCGGAGGGCTCCCCGGAGAAGGCGGAGCTGCGCAACCGGCTGGTCCGGATGCACCTCCCGCTGGTGGAGCACCTGGCCCGGCGCTTCCGCAACCGCGGCGAGCCGCTGGACGACCTGACGCAGGTGGCGACGATCGGCCTGATCAAGTCGGTGGACCGGTTCGACCCGGAGCGCGGGGTCGAGTTCTCGACGTACGCGACCCCGACGGTCGTCGGCGAGATCAAGCGCCACTTCCGTGACAAGGGGTGGGCGGTCCGCGTGCCGCGCCGCCTCCAGGAGCTGCGGCTCTCGCTGACCACGGCGACGGCGGAGCTCTCCCAGCAGCACGGCCGCTCACCGACGGTGCACGAGCTGGCCGAGCGGCTCGGGATCTCGGAGGAGGAGGTCCTGGAGGGTCTTGAGTCGGCGAACGCCTACTCGACGCTCTCCCTGGACGTCCCGGACACGGACGACGAGTCGCCGGCCGTCGCGGACACGCTGGGCGCGGAGGACGAGGCCCTGGAGGGGGTCGAGTACCGCGAGTCGCTCAAGCCGCTCCTGGAGGACCTGCCGCCCCGGGAGAAGCGGATCCTGCTGCTGCGTTTCTTCGGGAACATGACCCAGTCGCAGATCGCGCAGGAGGTCGGCATCTCCCAGATGCACGTTTCTCGACTGCTGGCCCGGACCCTGGCCCAGCTGCGGGAGAAGCTCCTCGTGGAGGAGTGA
- a CDS encoding diacylglycerol/lipid kinase family protein: MRALLVVNPAATTTSARTRDVLIHALASEMKLEAVTTEYRGHARDLGRRAVDSGNIDLVVALGGDGTVNEVVNGLLHGGPDPDRLPGLAVVPGGSTNVFARALGLPNDAVEATGALLDALRERRTRTVSLGLAAGTPGTEDEAVPSRWFTFCAGLGFDASVIGRVEQQRERGKRSTHALYLRQVLRQFLDEPHRRHGTITLERPGSEPVEDLVLSIICNTSPWTYLGNRPVYASPEASFETALDVLGLSRLSTPAVARYATQLLTSTPERGPRGKHAVTLHDLTDFTLHSKVPLPLQMDGDHLGLRTSVTFTGVRRALRVIV; encoded by the coding sequence ATGCGCGCACTTCTCGTGGTCAATCCGGCAGCCACCACCACCAGTGCCCGCACCCGTGACGTGCTCATCCACGCGCTGGCGAGCGAGATGAAGCTGGAGGCGGTCACCACCGAGTACCGCGGGCACGCGCGCGACCTGGGACGACGGGCCGTCGACTCGGGCAACATCGACCTCGTCGTGGCCCTCGGTGGCGACGGCACGGTCAACGAGGTCGTCAACGGACTGCTGCACGGCGGGCCCGACCCGGACCGGCTTCCGGGGCTCGCGGTCGTCCCCGGCGGCTCGACCAATGTCTTCGCCCGCGCGCTCGGACTGCCGAACGACGCCGTCGAGGCGACCGGCGCCCTGCTCGACGCTTTGCGTGAACGGCGAACACGGACAGTGAGCCTCGGGCTCGCGGCCGGGACGCCCGGCACCGAGGACGAGGCGGTGCCCTCGCGCTGGTTCACCTTCTGCGCCGGCCTCGGATTCGACGCGAGCGTCATCGGCCGGGTCGAACAGCAGAGGGAACGCGGGAAGCGGTCCACGCACGCCCTCTATCTCCGCCAGGTGCTCCGCCAGTTCCTGGACGAGCCGCACCGGCGGCACGGCACGATCACCCTGGAGCGCCCCGGCTCCGAGCCGGTCGAGGACCTCGTCCTCTCCATAATCTGCAACACCTCCCCCTGGACCTACCTGGGCAATCGTCCGGTGTACGCGTCCCCGGAGGCGTCCTTCGAGACCGCTCTCGACGTGCTCGGACTGAGCCGTCTTTCCACCCCGGCCGTGGCCCGGTACGCCACTCAGCTGCTCACCTCGACCCCGGAGCGGGGCCCGCGGGGCAAGCACGCTGTGACTCTGCACGACCTGACCGACTTCACCTTGCATTCGAAGGTCCCCCTCCCCCTGCAGATGGACGGAGACCACCTGGGACTGCGTACGAGCGTGACGTTCACAGGCGTACGCCGTGCACTGCGTGTGATTGTGTGA
- a CDS encoding SDR family oxidoreductase, whose amino-acid sequence MGVLAGKTALVTGGSRGIGRGIAERLGREGARVAVHYGSNETAAKETVAAIEAAGGEAFAIGQELGVPGDAAALWEAFDAAAGGDGGLDILVNNAGISATAPFATLGEEEYDRIFGINAKAPFFLAQLGTERLRDGGRIINVSTGLTKTAVMPDLIAYSMSKAALDVFTRDLAKVLGPRGITVNSVAPGVVDTDINAGWLRGDEQAWAGAAGLSALGRVGTPADIADVVAFLASDDARWVTGHWMDATGGSLT is encoded by the coding sequence ATGGGCGTGCTCGCAGGCAAGACGGCACTGGTCACGGGCGGCAGCCGGGGCATCGGGCGCGGGATCGCGGAGCGGCTCGGCCGCGAGGGCGCGCGGGTCGCGGTGCACTACGGGAGCAACGAGACGGCGGCGAAGGAGACGGTCGCGGCGATCGAGGCCGCGGGCGGCGAGGCCTTCGCGATCGGCCAGGAGCTGGGGGTTCCGGGGGACGCGGCGGCCCTGTGGGAGGCGTTCGACGCGGCCGCCGGCGGCGACGGCGGGCTGGACATCCTGGTGAACAACGCGGGGATCTCGGCGACGGCGCCGTTCGCGACGCTCGGCGAGGAGGAGTACGACCGGATCTTCGGCATCAACGCCAAGGCGCCGTTCTTCCTCGCACAGCTGGGCACCGAGCGGCTCCGGGACGGCGGCCGGATCATCAACGTCTCGACGGGCCTGACGAAGACGGCGGTCATGCCGGACCTGATCGCGTACTCGATGTCGAAGGCCGCGCTCGACGTGTTCACCCGGGACTTGGCGAAGGTCCTCGGACCGCGGGGGATCACGGTCAACTCGGTGGCGCCGGGGGTCGTGGACACGGACATCAACGCCGGCTGGCTGCGGGGCGACGAGCAGGCCTGGGCGGGGGCGGCCGGGCTGTCGGCGCTCGGCAGGGTCGGCACCCCGGCGGACATAGCGGACGTGGTGGCCTTCCTGGCCTCCGACGACGCGCGCTGGGTGACGGGCCACTGGATGGATGCCACGGGCGGCTCACTGACCTGA
- a CDS encoding sensor histidine kinase, translated as MNDLVRQHTALSDSDLEWLHLLVSEWQLLSDLSFADLVLWVPTLDGTRYVSVAQMRPNTGPTSYQDDMVGHLVPRGRRPLLDAALDEGRIVREGDPEWREEVPVRVESIPVRREGRVLGVIARNTNLLTVRTPSRLELTYLQSASDLAQMIAAGSFPFPGEQVDMDSSPRAGDGLVRLDADGIVQYASPNALSAYHRLGLAADLVGQHLGQITAELAPSRGPVDEALVKLASGYAPREFEVEGNGGVIQLRAIPLKPKGTRIGSLVLLRDVTELRRRERELITKDATIREIHHRVKNNLQTVAALLRLQARRMDSDRGREALNEAVRRVGSIAIVHETLSQNLDERVEFDEIADRVIAMVAEISPGKVTCRRNGRFGILDAEVATPLSMVLTEILQNALEHAFAQGEQGTVEVTAVRGEPRADARLLITVKDDGRGLPEGFDPQRAGNLGLQIVRTLVEGELGGTFDMVPGAERGTKVLLDIPVQPQK; from the coding sequence ATGAACGACCTCGTGCGCCAGCACACCGCCCTGAGCGACTCCGACCTCGAGTGGCTCCACCTGCTGGTGTCGGAGTGGCAGCTGCTCTCCGACCTCTCCTTCGCCGACCTCGTCCTGTGGGTTCCGACCCTCGACGGCACGCGATACGTCTCCGTCGCGCAGATGCGGCCCAACACCGGCCCCACCTCCTACCAGGACGACATGGTCGGCCACCTGGTGCCGCGCGGCCGCCGCCCCCTGCTCGACGCCGCCCTCGACGAGGGCCGGATCGTCCGCGAGGGCGACCCCGAGTGGCGGGAGGAGGTCCCGGTGCGGGTCGAGTCCATCCCCGTGCGCCGCGAGGGCCGGGTCCTCGGCGTCATCGCCCGCAACACCAACCTGCTCACCGTCCGCACGCCCTCCCGGCTGGAGCTCACCTATCTCCAGTCGGCGTCCGACCTCGCCCAGATGATCGCCGCCGGATCGTTTCCCTTCCCCGGCGAGCAGGTCGACATGGACTCCTCGCCCCGGGCCGGCGACGGCCTCGTCCGCCTGGACGCGGACGGCATCGTCCAGTACGCCTCGCCCAACGCCCTCTCCGCCTACCACCGGCTCGGGCTCGCGGCCGACCTCGTCGGCCAGCACCTCGGCCAGATCACCGCGGAGCTCGCCCCCTCCCGCGGCCCGGTGGACGAGGCCCTGGTCAAGCTGGCCTCCGGCTACGCGCCGCGCGAGTTCGAGGTCGAGGGCAACGGCGGAGTGATCCAGCTGCGGGCGATCCCGCTCAAGCCCAAGGGCACCCGGATCGGTTCGCTCGTCCTCCTCCGTGACGTCACCGAACTGCGCCGCCGCGAGCGCGAGTTGATCACCAAGGACGCCACCATCCGGGAGATCCACCACCGGGTGAAGAACAACCTCCAGACCGTGGCCGCCCTGTTGCGCCTCCAGGCCCGCCGGATGGACTCCGACCGGGGCCGCGAGGCGCTCAACGAGGCCGTGCGGCGCGTCGGTTCGATCGCGATCGTCCATGAGACGCTGTCCCAGAACCTGGATGAGCGCGTCGAGTTCGACGAGATCGCCGACCGGGTCATCGCGATGGTCGCCGAGATCTCCCCGGGCAAGGTCACCTGCCGGCGCAACGGCCGCTTCGGCATTCTCGACGCCGAGGTCGCGACCCCGCTCTCCATGGTCCTCACGGAGATCCTCCAGAACGCCCTGGAACACGCCTTCGCCCAGGGTGAGCAGGGCACGGTCGAGGTCACTGCCGTGCGCGGCGAGCCCCGCGCCGACGCCCGGCTCCTGATCACGGTCAAGGACGACGGCCGCGGACTGCCCGAGGGCTTCGACCCGCAGCGGGCCGGCAACCTCGGGCTCCAGATCGTACGGACGCTGGTGGAAGGGGAGTTGGGCGGAACGTTCGACATGGTCCCCGGCGCCGAGCGCGGCACGAAGGTGCTCCTCGACATCCCCGTACAGCCGCAGAAGTGA
- the nagB gene encoding glucosamine-6-phosphate deaminase, with the protein MEVVIVKDAKAGGELIADGIADLLRRKPDALLGVATGSTPIPIYDALTAQVAAGSVDASRARIAQLDEYVGLPAGHPESYRSTVLRQVVEPLGLSQEAFMGPDGSAEDVQAACEAYDKALAEAGGVDLQILGIGTDGHIGFNEPCSSLASRTRIKTLTEQTRVDNARFFDNDIEQVPHHVITQGIGTILEARHLVLLATGEGKAEAVAQTVEGPVAALVPASALQLHPHATIVVDEAAASKLKLADYFRHTFANKPAWQGI; encoded by the coding sequence GTGGAAGTTGTCATCGTCAAGGACGCCAAGGCAGGCGGCGAGCTCATCGCGGACGGCATCGCCGACCTCCTGCGCCGCAAGCCCGACGCGCTGCTCGGCGTGGCCACGGGTTCGACTCCGATCCCCATCTACGACGCCCTGACCGCCCAGGTCGCGGCCGGCTCCGTGGACGCCTCCCGGGCCCGGATCGCCCAGCTCGACGAGTACGTCGGCCTGCCGGCCGGGCACCCCGAGTCGTACCGCTCCACCGTGCTCCGCCAGGTCGTCGAGCCGCTCGGGCTCTCCCAGGAGGCCTTCATGGGCCCCGACGGCTCCGCCGAGGACGTCCAGGCGGCGTGCGAGGCGTACGACAAGGCGCTGGCCGAGGCCGGCGGTGTGGACCTGCAGATCCTGGGCATCGGCACCGACGGGCACATCGGCTTCAACGAGCCGTGCTCCTCGCTCGCCTCGCGCACCCGGATCAAGACGCTCACCGAGCAGACCCGCGTGGACAACGCCCGCTTCTTCGACAACGACATCGAGCAGGTGCCGCACCACGTCATCACCCAGGGCATCGGCACCATCCTGGAGGCCCGGCACCTGGTGCTGCTCGCCACCGGCGAGGGCAAGGCCGAGGCCGTGGCGCAGACCGTCGAGGGCCCGGTCGCCGCGCTCGTGCCGGCCTCCGCGCTCCAGCTGCACCCGCACGCCACGATCGTCGTGGACGAGGCCGCGGCTTCCAAGCTGAAGCTCGCGGACTACTTCCGCCACACCTTCGCGAACAAGCCCGCCTGGCAGGGCATCTAG
- a CDS encoding WhiB family transcriptional regulator → MDWRHNAVCREEDPELFFPIGNTGPALLQIEEAKAVCRRCPVMEQCLQWALESGQDSGVWGGLSEDERRAMKRRAARNRARNASA, encoded by the coding sequence ATGGACTGGCGTCACAACGCCGTTTGTCGTGAGGAAGACCCGGAGCTTTTCTTCCCCATCGGCAACACCGGTCCTGCGCTGCTGCAGATCGAGGAAGCCAAGGCCGTCTGCCGCCGCTGCCCCGTCATGGAGCAGTGCCTGCAGTGGGCGCTCGAGTCCGGCCAGGACTCCGGCGTCTGGGGTGGCCTCAGCGAGGACGAGCGCCGCGCGATGAAGCGCCGTGCCGCTCGCAACCGGGCGCGTAACGCCAGCGCCTGA
- a CDS encoding carbohydrate ABC transporter permease: protein MSTTTETPQKLRTRKPLTAGVIAKNLTALVLAVVFVFPVYWMFSSSLKPQHEIMTKDPVFVFTPTFENYTTATGVDLFWTYVQNSLAVTLGAVLLALLVALAASFAIARMKFKGRKGIVLVVMLAQMAPWEVMVIAMYMISRENDMLNSIPMLTLIYFVMVLPFTIWTLRGFIAAVPVELEEAAQIDGCTRGQAFRKVIFPLLAPGLMSTSLFGFITAWNEFAMVLMLNKDRESQTLTRWLTEFQTAFGSDWGATMAASTLFSLPVLIVFLFLQRKAVGGMTAGAVKG from the coding sequence GTGAGCACCACCACTGAGACTCCGCAGAAGCTGCGCACCAGGAAGCCGCTGACGGCCGGCGTCATCGCCAAGAACCTCACCGCCCTCGTCCTCGCCGTGGTGTTCGTCTTCCCCGTCTACTGGATGTTCTCGTCCTCGCTGAAGCCGCAGCACGAGATCATGACGAAGGACCCGGTCTTCGTCTTCACGCCGACCTTCGAGAACTACACCACCGCGACGGGCGTCGACCTCTTCTGGACGTACGTGCAGAACAGCCTTGCCGTCACCCTCGGCGCCGTGCTGCTCGCCCTCCTCGTGGCCCTGGCCGCGAGCTTCGCGATCGCCCGCATGAAGTTCAAGGGACGCAAGGGCATCGTCCTCGTCGTGATGCTGGCGCAGATGGCCCCCTGGGAGGTCATGGTCATCGCGATGTACATGATCTCCCGTGAGAACGACATGCTGAACAGCATCCCGATGCTCACGCTGATCTACTTCGTGATGGTCCTCCCCTTCACCATCTGGACCCTGCGCGGCTTCATCGCCGCCGTCCCGGTGGAGCTGGAGGAGGCCGCGCAGATCGACGGCTGCACCCGCGGTCAGGCCTTCCGCAAGGTGATCTTCCCGCTGCTCGCTCCCGGCCTCATGTCGACCTCGCTCTTCGGCTTCATCACCGCCTGGAACGAGTTCGCCATGGTCCTCATGCTCAACAAGGACCGGGAGTCGCAGACCCTGACGCGCTGGCTGACCGAGTTCCAGACCGCGTTCGGCAGCGACTGGGGCGCCACCATGGCCGCCTCCACGCTCTTCTCTCTCCCCGTGCTCATCGTGTTCCTCTTCCTCCAGCGCAAGGCCGTCGGCGGCATGACCGCCGGCGCGGTGAAGGGATAA
- a CDS encoding carbohydrate ABC transporter permease: MTVDSQGTASAAPQDAPGRAAGKSQTPPSPSGSKEVLQPSRGRRSLPSGLLPYLLVAPALLSMAVLLLYPLIRNVMLSFQQLNRKEFITRETVWIGVDNYTDLLSDSQFWTVVVRSVVFTAVNVALIMAIGTGVGLLLNRLGKKMRLVLSLSLMLAWAMPIIASVTVFRWLFDEQFGVVNWLMRTLGFSGYEQHNWFETGFSTLVIILILLVWGSVPFVALNMYAALTTVGSELYEAAKMDGASGWRTFWSVVFPNLKSFFMITTFLEIIWIFKAFAQVYAMNQGGPDRGSETLPVFAYIEGVGQFHYGVAAAISVLTIVMLIAVMSFYFRLILKQEEEL, translated from the coding sequence ATGACCGTGGACTCCCAGGGGACGGCCAGCGCCGCTCCTCAGGACGCGCCCGGGAGGGCGGCAGGGAAGTCTCAGACTCCGCCATCCCCTTCCGGCTCGAAGGAAGTCCTTCAGCCCTCGCGCGGCAGACGCTCGCTGCCGAGTGGGCTGCTGCCCTATCTGCTCGTCGCGCCCGCCCTGCTGTCCATGGCGGTGCTCCTGCTCTACCCGCTGATCCGCAACGTGATGCTCTCCTTCCAGCAGCTCAACCGGAAAGAGTTCATCACCCGCGAGACGGTCTGGATCGGCGTCGACAACTACACGGATCTGCTGAGCGACTCGCAGTTCTGGACGGTCGTCGTCCGAAGCGTCGTCTTCACCGCCGTCAACGTCGCCCTGATCATGGCCATCGGCACGGGCGTCGGCCTGCTGCTGAACCGCCTGGGCAAGAAGATGCGACTGGTCCTCTCGCTGTCCCTGATGCTCGCCTGGGCCATGCCGATCATCGCCTCCGTCACCGTCTTCCGCTGGCTCTTCGACGAGCAGTTCGGTGTCGTCAACTGGCTCATGCGCACGCTCGGCTTCTCGGGCTACGAGCAGCACAACTGGTTCGAGACGGGCTTCTCCACCCTCGTCATCATCCTGATCCTGCTCGTCTGGGGCTCCGTCCCCTTCGTCGCCCTCAACATGTACGCCGCCCTGACCACGGTCGGGTCCGAGCTGTACGAGGCCGCCAAGATGGACGGGGCGAGCGGCTGGCGCACCTTCTGGTCCGTGGTCTTCCCGAACCTCAAGTCCTTCTTCATGATCACGACGTTCCTGGAGATCATCTGGATCTTCAAGGCGTTCGCCCAGGTCTACGCCATGAACCAGGGCGGCCCCGACCGAGGCTCCGAGACGCTCCCCGTCTTCGCCTACATCGAGGGCGTCGGCCAGTTCCACTACGGCGTCGCCGCCGCCATCTCCGTCCTGACGATCGTGATGCTCATCGCGGTCATGTCCTTCTACTTCCGCCTGATCCTGAAGCAGGAGGAGGAGCTGTGA
- a CDS encoding glycoside hydrolase family 3 protein, translating to MTTLVHASDTLTRDALTVLQPGFVGTTAPDWLRRHVGEGLSSVGLFGRNIVSPEQLAALTAQLRAERDDVLVAIDEEGGDVTRLEVKQGSSFPGSYALGSVDDVELTRAVARELGRRLAQCGVDLNWAPSADVNSNAENPVIGVRSFGPDPDLVARHTVAYVDGLQGVGVAACTKHFPGHGDTNVDSHDALPRIDVDLATLHARELVPFRAAIAAGTKAVMSAHILLSALDPHRPATLSPQILTGLLRQELGFEGLIVTDGMEMQAVAATYGIERGSVLAIAAGADAICVGGGLCDEDTVLRLRDALVDAVRTGELPEERLADAAARVRALAAWTQSHRARGAESVPGAAVQEGTAPGADIGLVAARRALKVTRGERPYTPVTSAPYVASFTPVANFAVGDETPWGIAAELERLLPGTETGSYAEASVDAILAAAGERRIVAVVRDAHRHPWMTEALDGLLAARPDTVVVEMGLNEAEPRGALHIATHGAARVCGRAAAEAVVGTGA from the coding sequence ATGACGACTCTCGTACACGCCTCGGACACCCTGACCCGTGACGCGCTCACGGTGCTCCAGCCCGGCTTCGTCGGCACCACCGCCCCCGACTGGCTGCGCCGCCACGTCGGCGAGGGCCTGTCCTCGGTCGGCCTCTTCGGCCGGAACATCGTCAGCCCCGAACAGCTCGCCGCGCTCACCGCGCAGCTGCGCGCCGAGCGGGACGACGTCCTCGTCGCCATCGACGAGGAGGGCGGGGACGTCACCCGCCTCGAGGTCAAGCAGGGCTCGTCCTTCCCCGGCAGCTACGCCCTGGGCAGCGTGGACGACGTCGAGCTCACCCGGGCCGTCGCCCGCGAGCTCGGCCGCCGCCTCGCGCAGTGCGGCGTCGACCTCAACTGGGCGCCCTCGGCGGACGTCAACTCCAACGCCGAGAACCCGGTCATCGGCGTCCGGTCCTTCGGGCCGGACCCGGACCTGGTCGCCCGGCACACCGTGGCGTACGTCGACGGCCTCCAGGGCGTCGGGGTCGCGGCCTGCACGAAGCACTTCCCGGGACACGGCGACACCAACGTCGACTCGCACGACGCGCTGCCCCGGATCGATGTGGACCTCGCCACACTGCACGCCCGTGAGCTGGTACCTTTCCGCGCCGCCATCGCCGCGGGTACCAAAGCCGTCATGAGCGCGCATATTCTTCTCTCCGCGCTCGACCCGCACCGTCCGGCCACCCTGAGCCCGCAGATCCTCACCGGTCTGCTGCGCCAGGAGCTGGGCTTCGAGGGGCTGATCGTCACCGACGGCATGGAGATGCAGGCCGTCGCGGCGACGTACGGCATCGAGCGCGGGTCCGTCCTCGCGATCGCCGCGGGCGCCGACGCCATCTGTGTCGGCGGCGGGCTGTGCGACGAGGACACCGTACTGCGGCTGCGCGACGCGCTGGTCGATGCGGTACGGACCGGTGAACTGCCCGAGGAGCGGCTGGCCGACGCCGCGGCGCGCGTGCGCGCCCTGGCGGCCTGGACCCAGTCGCACCGGGCCAGGGGGGCTGAGTCGGTGCCGGGCGCGGCAGTGCAGGAGGGGACCGCGCCCGGCGCCGACATCGGACTCGTCGCCGCCCGCCGGGCCCTGAAGGTGACCCGCGGGGAGCGGCCGTACACCCCGGTGACCAGCGCTCCCTATGTGGCCTCCTTCACCCCGGTCGCGAACTTCGCGGTCGGCGACGAGACGCCCTGGGGCATCGCGGCGGAGCTGGAGCGCCTGCTGCCCGGCACGGAGACCGGCTCGTACGCCGAGGCCTCCGTGGACGCGATCCTCGCCGCCGCGGGGGAGCGCCGGATCGTCGCGGTCGTCCGCGACGCCCACCGCCACCCGTGGATGACCGAGGCCCTGGACGGTCTGCTCGCGGCCCGTCCCGACACCGTCGTGGTCGAGATGGGCCTCAACGAGGCGGAGCCCCGCGGGGCCCTGCACATCGCCACGCACGGCGCGGCCCGTGTCTGCGGCCGCGCGGCCGCCGAGGCCGTGGTCGGCACCGGCGCCTGA
- a CDS encoding TetR/AcrR family transcriptional regulator, giving the protein MVTRQRGRPRSFDRLTALEQATMAFWEHGYETTSVADLTRVMGISAPSLYSAFGDKRTLFEEVVETYAGSYGSYGGRAFTEEPTARAAIGRILRESAELYTEPGHPRGCLMISAAVNCSTPEVEEALRARREANLTSFEARIRQGVESGELAPGTDARALARFSGAVLQGMSQQARDGATREDLAAVAEWAMRSWPAAAPGDTREDAPGNAGEHAPEAPEKAPETPAGRGA; this is encoded by the coding sequence ATGGTGACGAGACAGCGCGGCCGCCCCCGCTCCTTCGACCGGCTCACGGCCCTGGAGCAGGCCACGATGGCCTTCTGGGAGCACGGTTACGAGACGACCTCCGTCGCCGACCTCACCCGCGTCATGGGCATCAGCGCGCCCAGCCTCTACTCGGCCTTCGGTGACAAGCGGACGCTCTTCGAGGAGGTCGTCGAGACGTACGCCGGGTCGTACGGGTCGTACGGCGGACGCGCCTTCACCGAGGAGCCGACGGCCCGCGCCGCCATCGGGCGCATCCTGCGGGAGTCGGCGGAGCTCTACACGGAGCCGGGTCACCCGCGCGGCTGTCTGATGATCTCCGCCGCGGTCAACTGCTCGACCCCCGAGGTCGAGGAGGCCCTGCGGGCGCGCCGGGAGGCCAACCTCACCTCCTTCGAGGCCCGGATCCGCCAGGGCGTCGAGTCGGGGGAGCTGGCACCCGGCACCGACGCCCGCGCACTCGCCCGCTTCAGCGGCGCCGTACTCCAGGGCATGTCCCAGCAGGCCCGCGACGGGGCGACGCGGGAGGATCTCGCGGCGGTGGCGGAGTGGGCGATGAGGTCCTGGCCGGCAGCGGCCCCGGGGGATACCCGGGAAGACGCCCCGGGGAATGCCGGGGAACACGCCCCGGAAGCCCCGGAAAAGGCCCCGGAAACACCCGCGGGCCGCGGCGCCTGA